A single window of Nocardia sp. NBC_01327 DNA harbors:
- a CDS encoding helix-turn-helix domain-containing protein, with product MAEAHTTIAGFLRVRREAARLTRAELARRAGVSEALIQKIEQGVRQPTAIALGALFTALEVEFPYREWAASALLPELTGLHSGEMEPAELNFLQTLPHPAWYQTVPEHDIIAVNDAYRRWFPGAEAGANGLEWMLLDPRARAAMGDWEREVRTMVYAFRHMGPGAAASARGEEIAAVCRQSPDWERLWSASLPPEGVPHRSTRVRSPDTGELIVMNVQLFRCELPRREWLMYTMTPAG from the coding sequence GTGGCCGAGGCGCATACGACAATTGCGGGATTTCTGCGCGTGCGCCGGGAAGCGGCACGGCTGACGCGCGCGGAACTCGCACGGCGGGCGGGGGTCTCGGAGGCGTTGATCCAGAAGATCGAACAGGGTGTCCGCCAGCCCACCGCGATCGCGCTCGGTGCGCTCTTCACGGCCTTGGAGGTCGAGTTCCCGTATCGCGAATGGGCCGCCAGCGCACTGCTGCCGGAACTGACCGGGCTGCACTCCGGCGAGATGGAACCGGCCGAGCTGAATTTTCTGCAGACCCTGCCGCACCCGGCGTGGTATCAGACCGTTCCCGAGCACGACATCATCGCGGTCAATGATGCGTATCGCCGGTGGTTTCCGGGTGCGGAGGCGGGCGCCAACGGCCTCGAGTGGATGCTGCTGGATCCGCGGGCCCGTGCGGCCATGGGTGATTGGGAGCGCGAGGTGCGCACCATGGTCTACGCCTTCCGGCATATGGGGCCCGGCGCCGCCGCGTCCGCCCGTGGCGAGGAGATCGCCGCCGTGTGCCGGCAGTCGCCGGACTGGGAACGACTGTGGTCGGCGAGTCTGCCACCCGAGGGGGTCCCGCATCGCAGCACCCGGGTGCGGTCGCCCGATACCGGCGAGCTGATCGTGATGAACGTTCAGCTCTTCCGCTGCGAACTTCCGCGCCGGGAGTGGCTGATGTACACGATGACGCCCGCGGGGTGA
- a CDS encoding alpha/beta hydrolase yields the protein MRHPARPFLNALTYVPDRRIVMTPDQFGVEYEDLSLRTTDGVTVNGWFVRAAGKPLGHILFAHGNGGNIGDRSPILALLSAAGFDVLVFDYRGFGRSGGRPSEEGTYLDARAARDALLAQPGIDPNRIVYLGKSLGGGVMLELATAYPPAALVLMSTFTGLRDAAGAVYPYLPKVVVPNAYPSLRRIRQLRSPVLIMHGDADEMLPVQMGRTLYEAAPEPKELVIYPGGAHNDLVLIPGWSGTVAAWVARVLPPKRLTSG from the coding sequence ATGCGGCATCCGGCACGGCCTTTTCTCAATGCGCTGACCTACGTCCCCGATCGGCGCATCGTCATGACGCCTGACCAGTTCGGGGTCGAGTACGAGGATCTGTCCCTGCGGACCACCGACGGGGTGACCGTCAATGGCTGGTTCGTGCGGGCGGCGGGGAAACCCCTGGGGCACATCCTGTTCGCGCACGGCAATGGCGGCAATATCGGTGATCGGTCGCCGATTCTGGCGCTGCTGTCGGCGGCCGGATTCGATGTGCTGGTCTTCGACTATCGCGGATTCGGGCGCAGCGGTGGGCGGCCCAGCGAGGAGGGCACGTATCTGGATGCGCGGGCGGCGCGCGATGCCCTGCTCGCACAGCCCGGAATCGATCCGAATCGGATTGTGTACCTGGGTAAATCGCTCGGCGGCGGGGTCATGCTGGAGCTGGCGACGGCGTATCCGCCCGCAGCGCTGGTGCTCATGTCGACCTTCACCGGGCTGCGGGATGCGGCGGGGGCCGTCTATCCGTATCTGCCCAAAGTGGTCGTGCCCAATGCCTATCCGAGTCTGCGGCGGATTCGGCAGCTGCGCTCCCCGGTGCTGATCATGCACGGCGACGCCGATGAGATGCTGCCCGTGCAGATGGGGCGCACGCTCTACGAAGCGGCTCCGGAGCCCAAGGAACTGGTGATCTATCCGGGCGGTGCGCACAATGATCTGGTGCTGATTCCGGGGTGGTCGGGCACGGTCGCGGCTTGGGTCGCGAGGGTGCTGCCGCCCAAGCGGCTGACCTCCGGATAG
- a CDS encoding PspA/IM30 family protein, whose translation MSNAEDLVSELAKLPDAELAAAVAEASAGRAALGALHEVAAAVAATAGHAPDYIDVTPDTDPAPGSPPLDVPVTLDQVEGGPAGMVPPVPPAGIPIAPGISGYTTSGVPTFESVRDKVEQRYGTAQGMDELDRQTPAGRSVEEQWDARQKTARERLEQIRKSMHGNDSD comes from the coding sequence ATGAGCAATGCCGAGGATCTCGTATCGGAATTGGCGAAGTTGCCGGACGCGGAGCTGGCGGCGGCCGTGGCCGAGGCCAGTGCCGGCCGGGCCGCATTGGGTGCGCTGCACGAGGTGGCGGCCGCGGTGGCGGCCACCGCCGGTCATGCACCCGACTACATCGATGTGACTCCGGACACGGATCCGGCGCCCGGCTCGCCGCCGCTGGACGTTCCTGTCACATTGGACCAGGTAGAAGGGGGTCCGGCGGGCATGGTCCCACCGGTACCGCCGGCCGGTATACCGATCGCGCCAGGCATCAGCGGGTATACGACATCGGGCGTCCCTACTTTCGAGTCAGTTCGCGATAAGGTCGAGCAGCGCTACGGCACCGCACAGGGGATGGACGAGCTCGATCGGCAGACGCCCGCGGGTCGTAGCGTCGAGGAACAGTGGGACGCGCGGCAGAAAACCGCGCGGGAACGCCTGGAACAGATTCGAAAATCGATGCACGGCAACGATTCCGACTGA
- a CDS encoding DUF6188 family protein, with protein MDLPITGERLTVLSPGPSVLVLGAGGYEIHIEGELVLHRTVGPTLHHIAGEPPAADLAAALDGVIVSAAADSGGTLRMLLDSGSHLAVEPDRYYEAWHVTTPGVYLVVCMPGGELAIWSEKS; from the coding sequence ATGGATCTACCGATCACCGGTGAGCGCCTCACAGTGCTGTCGCCCGGCCCCTCCGTCCTCGTGCTGGGCGCGGGCGGCTACGAAATCCACATAGAGGGCGAACTGGTGCTGCACCGCACCGTGGGCCCCACGCTGCACCACATTGCCGGCGAACCCCCCGCCGCAGATCTGGCAGCCGCGCTGGACGGCGTAATAGTCTCCGCCGCAGCCGATTCCGGCGGCACGCTGCGCATGCTCCTGGACTCGGGTTCGCACCTGGCGGTGGAACCCGACCGCTACTACGAGGCCTGGCACGTCACCACGCCCGGCGTCTACCTCGTCGTCTGCATGCCCGGCGGCGAACTGGCGATCTGGTCCGAAAAGTCCTGA
- a CDS encoding helix-turn-helix domain-containing protein has translation MVEAHSAIAGFLRVRREAAGLTRAELARRAGVSEALIQKVEQGTRQPTSTALAALFEALDVPMQYREHAASVLQPELTDIPYEGDIPEQVELDFLNGLPYPACYQTLPGLDLIAANDAYLQAFPGLTPGVNIIAWMLLDPIARHVMGDWEREAHFMVWAFRHMAPGIATPERIEQITRLCRDAPDWERFWSTDIPPTEIRRRPTRVRSLETGEFIRMQVQIFRCELPRRQWWMYTLVPALGPE, from the coding sequence GTGGTCGAAGCACATTCGGCAATTGCGGGTTTCCTGCGCGTACGACGGGAAGCAGCCGGTTTGACGCGGGCGGAACTGGCGCGCCGCGCGGGAGTCTCGGAGGCCTTGATCCAGAAGGTCGAACAGGGCACTCGGCAACCCACCTCGACCGCGCTCGCCGCCCTGTTCGAAGCGCTGGATGTGCCGATGCAGTACCGCGAACACGCCGCGAGCGTGCTGCAGCCGGAACTGACCGATATCCCGTACGAGGGTGACATACCGGAGCAGGTCGAACTGGACTTCCTGAACGGCCTGCCCTATCCGGCCTGCTATCAGACGCTGCCCGGACTGGACCTCATCGCGGCCAATGACGCCTACCTGCAGGCGTTTCCGGGTCTGACGCCCGGAGTCAACATCATCGCGTGGATGCTGCTGGATCCGATCGCCCGCCATGTCATGGGCGACTGGGAGCGGGAGGCGCACTTCATGGTGTGGGCCTTCCGGCATATGGCCCCGGGCATCGCCACCCCCGAGCGCATCGAACAGATCACCCGCCTGTGCCGGGACGCGCCGGACTGGGAACGCTTCTGGTCGACCGATATCCCGCCCACCGAGATCCGCCGCCGTCCCACCCGCGTGCGGTCGCTCGAGACCGGTGAGTTCATCCGCATGCAGGTCCAGATCTTCCGCTGCGAGTTGCCCCGCCGCCAGTGGTGGATGTATACCCTGGTGCCCGCGCTCGGGCCCGAATGA